From one Sulfuricurvum sp. IAE1 genomic stretch:
- a CDS encoding flagellin has protein sequence SFNKHNIMAQSGSYAMSQANAVQQNVLRLLQ, from the coding sequence AGCTTCAACAAACATAACATCATGGCCCAGTCTGGATCGTATGCTATGTCTCAGGCCAACGCCGTTCAGCAGAACGTCCTCAGACTTCTCCAGTAG